From Demequina lutea, a single genomic window includes:
- the gltB gene encoding glutamate synthase large subunit, whose amino-acid sequence MTTHHGGEWPSEGLYDPSFEHDACGVAFVATLRGHAGRDIVDKGLTALKNLQHRSGVGAETETGDGAGILTQIPHAFLQSVTDFDLPDAGMYGVGIAFLTPGKEAQEVAAFEAAASAEGAVVLGWRDVPVNLDPIGPLARAAAPTFRQVFVVAEKLTGIDLDRRLYRVRKRADHQGGPFFASLSARTLTYKGMLTTYQLEQVFPDLLDPLFASELALVHSRFSTNTFPSWPLAQPLRLIAHNGEINTVRGNRNWMAAREGKLKSDLLGEIKDLLPVCSPSASDTASFDEVLELLHLAGRSLPHAVLMMMPEAWQNNTEMDPSRRAFYEYHSSLVEPWDGPAALHFTDGTLIGATLDRNGLRPGRFWVTSDGLVVCGSEAGLLDIDPADVVRKGRLQPGRMLLVDTAAGRIVEDDEVKTALAAEHPYEEWVERHAVRLANLPDREHISHSRSSVVRRQRTFGYTEEELKVLIEPMAKAGAEPIGAMGSDTPIAVLSKRPKLLFDYFTQMFAQVTNPPLDSIREEIVTAIGGAIGPEPNLLEGIPEHARKVTLDFPVIDNDELAKIIHIDADPKLKGIFSSRRIQGLYKVDDGGAGLESRLEAIFVEVDKALDDGVSFLILSDRDSDADFAPIPSLLLTSAVHHHLVRNHNRTQVSLVVEAGDVREVHHVALLIGYGVGAVNPYLAMETVEDLVARGYITDITAEKAVKNLIKALGKGVLKIMSKMGISTIASYRGAQIFEAIGLSRELVDRHFAGTPSQIDGVGLDVIAREVADRHADAYPASGQRPAHRRLNVGGEYQWRREGEEHLFDPETVFKLQHSTRTRQYAVFNEYTERVNSQAKRLMTLRGLFEIKSDRPPVPIEEVEHQRDIYKRFTTGAMSYGSISREAHETLAMAMNKLGGKSNTGEGGEARERLYDPKRRSAIKQVASGRFGVTSEYLVNADDLQIKLAQGAKPGEGGQLPAEKVYPWIAETRHSTPGVGLISPPPHHDIYSIEDLKQLIHDLKNSNPRARIHTKLVSEVGVGTIAAGVAKCKSDVVLISGSDGGTGASPLNSLKHAGAPWEIGLADTQQTLVRNDLRDRIVVQVDGQLKTGRDVMVAILLGAEEFGFATTPLVVSGCIMMRVCHKDTCPVGVATQNPELRERFSGKPEFVETFFEFMAQQVREQLAALGFRSIEEAVGHVELLDTRAAVDHWKAQGLDLSPILAVPQPGSALHQSVAQDHGLDAALDVGLIAEAKTALETGEPVVLTRDVRNTNRTIGTMLGYEVTRRYRGEGLPDDTISVQCVGSAGQSFGAFLPRGVTLRLEGDANDYVAKGLSGGRVIVRPDRSAALNDALDVIAGNVIGYGATSGEIFLRGQVGERFLVRNSGASAVVEGVGDHALEYMTGGIAVVLGRTGRNFGAGMSGGTAYVLDIRTERVNKEALASGELTVSALDEEDTVIVRTLVEKHVEETDSPRGRELLANWEKSVERFSRVLPAQYARVREALAELDASGRDLSAPGAWTEFLEVTRG is encoded by the coding sequence ATGACGACGCATCACGGGGGTGAATGGCCCTCGGAGGGGCTCTATGACCCCTCCTTCGAGCACGACGCTTGCGGCGTGGCCTTTGTAGCGACTCTGCGTGGACATGCGGGACGTGACATCGTCGACAAGGGGCTCACAGCCCTCAAGAACCTGCAGCATCGCAGCGGGGTGGGGGCCGAGACCGAGACGGGTGACGGCGCCGGCATCCTGACGCAGATTCCGCACGCGTTCTTGCAGTCGGTGACGGACTTTGATCTTCCCGATGCGGGCATGTATGGGGTTGGCATCGCCTTCCTCACACCTGGCAAAGAGGCTCAGGAGGTCGCCGCTTTCGAGGCGGCCGCGAGCGCCGAGGGCGCCGTTGTGCTTGGCTGGCGAGACGTCCCCGTCAACCTGGATCCGATCGGGCCGTTGGCCCGGGCTGCCGCACCAACCTTCCGCCAAGTCTTCGTCGTCGCGGAGAAGCTCACCGGAATTGATCTCGACCGCAGGCTGTACCGAGTCCGCAAGCGCGCAGACCACCAAGGCGGCCCGTTCTTCGCGTCGCTGTCGGCTCGCACGCTCACCTACAAGGGCATGCTCACGACCTACCAGCTGGAGCAGGTGTTTCCTGATCTGCTGGACCCGTTGTTCGCGTCGGAACTTGCCTTGGTGCACTCGCGCTTCTCAACGAACACCTTCCCGTCGTGGCCACTCGCCCAGCCTTTGCGTCTGATCGCGCACAACGGCGAGATCAACACGGTTCGAGGTAACCGCAACTGGATGGCCGCGCGCGAGGGCAAGCTCAAGTCCGATCTCCTCGGTGAGATCAAGGATCTCCTGCCGGTGTGTTCACCCTCCGCATCGGACACGGCCTCGTTCGACGAGGTGCTCGAGCTCCTGCACCTCGCGGGGCGTAGCCTGCCGCACGCGGTGCTCATGATGATGCCTGAGGCGTGGCAGAACAACACCGAGATGGACCCGTCGCGTCGCGCGTTCTATGAGTACCACTCGTCGCTGGTCGAGCCATGGGATGGCCCGGCCGCATTGCACTTCACCGACGGCACCCTGATCGGGGCGACCCTCGACCGCAACGGCTTGCGTCCGGGTCGCTTCTGGGTGACCTCGGACGGTCTCGTGGTGTGTGGCTCTGAGGCTGGGCTGCTCGACATCGACCCCGCCGATGTCGTCCGAAAGGGACGCCTGCAACCAGGGCGCATGCTTTTGGTCGACACCGCGGCCGGCCGCATCGTCGAGGACGATGAGGTCAAGACGGCACTTGCCGCGGAACACCCCTACGAGGAGTGGGTCGAACGCCACGCAGTGCGCCTGGCAAACCTTCCCGACAGGGAACACATCTCGCACTCACGATCTTCCGTGGTGCGCAGGCAGCGCACGTTTGGCTACACGGAGGAAGAGCTCAAGGTTCTTATCGAGCCGATGGCGAAGGCCGGCGCCGAGCCAATTGGGGCGATGGGCTCCGATACCCCGATTGCCGTGCTTTCGAAGCGCCCCAAGCTGCTATTCGACTACTTCACCCAGATGTTCGCGCAGGTGACCAACCCGCCGCTCGACTCGATCCGAGAAGAGATCGTGACGGCCATCGGCGGAGCGATCGGCCCCGAGCCGAACCTTCTCGAGGGCATTCCTGAGCACGCGCGCAAGGTGACGCTGGACTTCCCCGTCATCGACAACGACGAGCTAGCCAAGATCATCCACATTGATGCGGATCCCAAACTTAAGGGCATCTTCTCGTCGCGCCGCATCCAGGGCCTGTACAAGGTCGACGACGGTGGGGCGGGGCTTGAATCGCGCCTCGAAGCAATCTTCGTCGAGGTCGATAAGGCCCTCGACGACGGCGTGAGCTTCCTCATCCTGTCTGACAGAGACTCGGACGCGGACTTCGCGCCGATCCCGTCCCTGTTGCTCACCTCCGCCGTTCACCACCATTTGGTCAGGAACCACAACCGCACCCAGGTCTCCCTGGTGGTGGAGGCCGGTGACGTGCGCGAGGTTCACCACGTTGCGCTGCTGATCGGCTACGGCGTTGGCGCCGTGAACCCGTATTTGGCCATGGAAACGGTCGAAGACCTCGTGGCTCGTGGGTACATCACCGACATCACAGCCGAGAAGGCCGTCAAGAACCTGATCAAGGCGCTCGGCAAAGGTGTTCTCAAGATCATGTCGAAGATGGGCATCTCGACGATTGCCTCGTACCGTGGTGCTCAGATCTTTGAGGCCATCGGACTCTCGCGAGAGCTTGTCGATCGCCACTTCGCGGGCACGCCAAGCCAGATCGACGGCGTCGGTCTCGATGTGATCGCACGCGAGGTCGCGGACAGGCACGCCGATGCCTACCCGGCGTCCGGACAGCGACCCGCTCACCGCAGGCTCAACGTCGGCGGCGAGTATCAGTGGCGTCGCGAGGGCGAGGAGCATTTGTTTGACCCCGAGACGGTGTTCAAGCTTCAGCACTCGACCAGGACGCGCCAATATGCCGTCTTCAACGAGTACACGGAACGGGTCAACAGCCAGGCAAAACGACTGATGACCTTGCGAGGTCTGTTCGAGATCAAATCCGACAGGCCGCCAGTGCCCATCGAAGAGGTCGAACACCAGCGCGACATCTACAAGCGTTTCACCACGGGCGCGATGTCCTACGGCTCCATTTCCAGGGAAGCGCACGAGACCCTCGCGATGGCAATGAACAAACTCGGTGGCAAGTCCAACACCGGCGAGGGCGGCGAGGCACGAGAGCGTCTGTACGACCCGAAGAGGCGCAGCGCCATCAAGCAAGTGGCGTCCGGACGCTTTGGCGTGACGAGCGAGTACTTGGTGAACGCAGACGACCTCCAGATCAAGCTCGCTCAAGGCGCCAAGCCCGGCGAGGGCGGCCAGCTACCGGCCGAGAAGGTATATCCGTGGATCGCGGAAACGAGGCACTCAACGCCCGGCGTCGGCCTCATTTCCCCGCCTCCTCACCACGATATCTACTCGATCGAAGACCTCAAGCAGTTGATCCACGACCTCAAGAACTCGAACCCGAGGGCGCGAATTCACACCAAGCTCGTGTCTGAAGTGGGGGTCGGCACGATCGCCGCGGGCGTTGCCAAATGCAAGTCCGATGTGGTGCTCATTTCGGGATCAGACGGAGGTACGGGCGCGAGCCCGCTCAACTCGCTCAAGCATGCGGGGGCGCCGTGGGAGATAGGGCTGGCCGATACCCAGCAAACCCTCGTGCGCAATGACCTTCGTGACCGCATCGTCGTGCAGGTCGACGGTCAGCTCAAGACGGGCCGCGACGTCATGGTCGCGATACTTCTTGGTGCCGAGGAGTTCGGTTTCGCGACCACGCCCCTTGTCGTGTCGGGATGCATCATGATGCGCGTGTGCCACAAGGACACGTGCCCCGTGGGAGTCGCCACGCAGAACCCCGAATTGCGTGAGCGCTTCAGCGGGAAGCCCGAGTTCGTCGAGACCTTCTTCGAGTTCATGGCTCAGCAGGTGCGTGAGCAGCTTGCGGCTCTTGGGTTCCGCTCGATTGAGGAGGCGGTCGGCCACGTCGAACTTCTCGACACTCGCGCCGCGGTGGACCACTGGAAGGCTCAAGGCCTCGACCTGAGTCCCATCCTGGCCGTGCCCCAGCCGGGGAGCGCATTGCACCAGTCCGTCGCTCAAGATCACGGACTCGACGCGGCGCTCGACGTCGGACTCATCGCGGAGGCGAAGACGGCGCTCGAAACAGGAGAACCGGTCGTGCTGACGCGCGACGTTCGCAACACGAACCGCACGATTGGCACGATGCTTGGATACGAGGTCACTCGTCGCTATAGGGGTGAGGGCCTTCCCGACGACACGATTTCGGTCCAGTGTGTGGGTTCGGCAGGCCAGTCCTTCGGTGCGTTCTTGCCGCGTGGCGTGACCTTGCGCCTCGAGGGAGACGCGAATGACTACGTTGCCAAGGGCCTCTCCGGCGGCAGGGTCATCGTGAGGCCGGATCGATCCGCGGCACTGAACGATGCCCTCGACGTGATCGCGGGCAACGTGATCGGCTATGGCGCGACGAGCGGAGAGATCTTCCTGCGCGGTCAAGTCGGGGAGCGCTTCTTGGTCCGCAACTCCGGTGCGTCGGCGGTCGTGGAGGGCGTCGGCGACCATGCGCTCGAGTACATGACCGGCGGAATCGCCGTGGTGCTCGGTCGCACGGGCCGCAATTTCGGTGCCGGTATGTCAGGCGGCACCGCCTACGTGCTCGACATCAGGACGGAGCGCGTCAACAAGGAGGCGCTCGCCTCCGGCGAACTCACTGTGAGCGCGCTCGATGAGGAAGACACGGTCATCGTCCGTACCTTGGTTGAGAAGCACGTCGAAGAGACTGACTCTCCGCGGGGACGAGAACTGCTTGCCAACTGGGAGAAGTCGGTCGAGCGGTTCAGCCGCGTGCTTCCCGCGCAATATGCGAGGGTTCGCGAGGCGTTGGCGGAACTCGATGCCAGTGGACGCGACCTGTCGGCGCCCGGCGCGTGGACCGAATTCCTGGAGGTGACTCGTGGCTGA
- the lgt gene encoding prolipoprotein diacylglyceryl transferase encodes MIFTSFPSPPESWAAWSVGPLTIRAYSLWILAGIFFALWLTTKRWVERGGDSQVVGDVAFWAIPFGIVGGRLYHVISTPGPYFGAGGHPLNAFKIWEGGLGIWGAIALGTVGALIGARRHHVSFVTFLDAAAPGILVAQAIGRMGNYFNQELFGRPTDVPWALQIAPQFRPVGYTQFATFHPTFLYELLWNLAGAALIIYLDRRFDLRGSRTFWLYVVVYVSGRFWIETMRIDTAVHVGGLRINVWVSMVVLTLAIVMFFLLGARQKRSDQVPRAELAATPRADVVKD; translated from the coding sequence ATGATCTTCACGTCCTTCCCCAGCCCACCCGAGAGTTGGGCCGCCTGGTCCGTCGGCCCACTGACGATTCGTGCATACTCGCTGTGGATCCTGGCGGGAATCTTCTTCGCGCTGTGGCTCACTACCAAGCGTTGGGTAGAACGCGGGGGAGACTCCCAGGTGGTCGGCGATGTCGCCTTCTGGGCGATCCCCTTTGGGATCGTCGGCGGCCGCCTCTATCACGTGATCAGCACGCCTGGGCCGTACTTCGGCGCCGGAGGGCACCCGCTCAATGCGTTCAAGATTTGGGAGGGTGGCCTCGGCATCTGGGGCGCGATCGCCCTCGGAACTGTCGGAGCGCTCATCGGCGCCCGCAGGCATCACGTCTCGTTCGTGACATTTTTGGATGCCGCAGCACCCGGAATTTTGGTGGCTCAGGCCATTGGCCGGATGGGTAACTATTTCAACCAGGAACTGTTCGGCAGGCCCACCGACGTCCCGTGGGCGCTGCAGATCGCCCCTCAGTTCAGGCCTGTCGGCTACACACAATTCGCGACGTTCCACCCCACGTTCCTGTACGAATTGCTGTGGAACCTTGCCGGGGCGGCGCTCATCATTTACCTCGACAGAAGGTTTGACCTGCGTGGTAGCAGGACGTTCTGGCTCTACGTGGTGGTGTACGTGTCCGGTCGTTTCTGGATCGAGACGATGCGCATCGACACCGCCGTCCATGTGGGTGGCCTGCGCATCAATGTTTGGGTTTCGATGGTCGTGCTGACGCTCGCCATCGTGATGTTCTTCTTGCTCGGCGCCCGCCAGAAGCGAAGCGACCAAGTTCCTCGAGCCGAGCTTGCGGCAACCCCGCGCGCCGACGTCGTCAAGGACTGA
- the trpA gene encoding tryptophan synthase subunit alpha: protein MSHLTDRLDAIKAEGRSALIGYLPVGFPTVERSIRAMTVMVEAGVDIVEVGLPYSDPVMDGPVIQRAAEKALERGSQVADAFTAVRAVVDAGAPVVVMSYFNPMLQYGLERFADDLVSAGGSGAITPDLTPDAAGGWLEVARSRSLDTIFLVAPSSTNERLHMTARETSGFVYAASLMGVTGERATVGGGAEQLVAATRAAGAPRVCVGLGVSNGVQAAEVARYADGVIVGSALVRCLIDDDDESAALDALRAKTRELARGVRRES from the coding sequence GTGAGTCACCTCACCGATCGCCTCGATGCCATCAAGGCTGAGGGCCGCTCCGCCCTCATCGGGTATTTGCCCGTGGGTTTTCCCACCGTGGAGCGGTCGATACGCGCCATGACCGTGATGGTCGAGGCCGGGGTCGACATCGTCGAGGTGGGCCTGCCGTATTCGGACCCAGTCATGGATGGCCCCGTTATTCAGCGGGCTGCCGAGAAGGCGCTTGAGCGGGGTTCTCAGGTCGCAGACGCCTTCACCGCGGTACGCGCGGTCGTCGACGCGGGCGCGCCCGTGGTCGTGATGAGTTACTTCAACCCGATGTTGCAGTATGGGCTCGAGCGGTTCGCCGACGACCTAGTGTCAGCGGGAGGGTCTGGGGCGATTACTCCTGATCTGACTCCCGATGCGGCGGGTGGGTGGCTCGAGGTGGCCAGGTCACGGTCCCTCGACACGATCTTCTTGGTCGCACCGAGTTCGACGAATGAGCGCTTGCACATGACGGCCCGCGAGACGTCGGGCTTCGTCTATGCGGCCTCCCTCATGGGCGTGACGGGGGAGCGGGCGACCGTCGGCGGGGGAGCGGAGCAGTTGGTGGCGGCGACACGCGCGGCGGGAGCGCCCCGTGTGTGCGTCGGTCTGGGCGTTTCGAATGGCGTCCAGGCGGCCGAGGTGGCTCGCTACGCGGACGGCGTCATCGTGGGATCAGCGCTGGTACGTTGCCTCATCGATGATGACGACGAGAGTGCGGCGCTCGATGCGCTGCGCGCCAAGACTCGCGAGCTGGCACGCGGAGTAAGGCGCGAATCATGA
- the trpB gene encoding tryptophan synthase subunit beta has product MTDPLSGAAGPFFGAYGGRFVPEALVAALDELTDAYDKAKHDPAFAAELDRLARDYTGRPSIVTAVPRFAAHAGGARVYLKREDLNHTGSHKINNVLGQALLTKRIGKTRVIAETGAGQHGVATATAAALMDLECVVYMGEEDTERQSLNVARMRLLGATVVPVTTGSRTLRDAINEAYRDWVTNVDTTNYIFGTAAGPHPFPEMVRDFQRVIGREAREQMMALGGLPDAVVACVGGGSNAIGIFDAFLDDADVRLIGCEAAGDGVDSGRHASSITGGRPGVLHGAMTYVLQDGDGQTQPSHSISAGLDYPAVGPQHAYLADIGRAEYWPITDAEAMDAFRLLTRTEGILPAIESAHALAGAIKLGKQLGPEATILINLSGRGDKDVESAATYFGILDGGGQP; this is encoded by the coding sequence GTGACAGATCCGCTTTCCGGCGCCGCCGGTCCTTTCTTTGGCGCGTACGGGGGGCGGTTCGTTCCAGAGGCTCTTGTGGCCGCGCTCGATGAGTTAACAGACGCCTACGACAAGGCCAAGCACGATCCAGCGTTCGCGGCGGAACTCGACAGGCTCGCCCGTGACTATACGGGCCGCCCAAGCATCGTCACTGCGGTGCCGCGTTTCGCGGCCCACGCCGGCGGCGCTCGCGTCTATCTCAAGCGCGAGGACCTGAATCACACCGGATCTCATAAGATCAACAACGTTCTTGGGCAGGCGTTGCTGACGAAGCGCATCGGCAAGACGAGGGTGATCGCGGAGACTGGGGCGGGCCAGCACGGAGTCGCGACCGCGACGGCCGCCGCGCTCATGGACCTCGAGTGCGTCGTGTACATGGGCGAAGAAGACACGGAGCGGCAGTCGCTCAACGTGGCCCGAATGCGCCTTCTTGGCGCGACCGTCGTGCCCGTCACCACGGGATCGCGAACGCTCAGGGACGCCATCAACGAGGCCTACCGCGACTGGGTGACGAACGTCGACACCACCAACTACATCTTCGGCACCGCGGCGGGCCCCCACCCGTTCCCTGAGATGGTTCGTGACTTCCAGCGAGTCATCGGGCGCGAGGCGCGCGAGCAGATGATGGCGCTTGGCGGACTTCCCGATGCCGTGGTCGCCTGCGTCGGCGGCGGCTCAAACGCCATCGGCATCTTCGATGCCTTCCTGGACGACGCCGACGTGAGGCTCATCGGTTGCGAGGCCGCTGGCGACGGGGTGGACTCCGGGAGGCACGCCTCGTCCATTACTGGGGGACGTCCAGGAGTGCTTCACGGCGCGATGACCTACGTCTTGCAGGATGGGGACGGCCAGACCCAGCCGTCGCACTCGATTTCGGCAGGTCTCGACTACCCGGCCGTGGGTCCGCAGCACGCGTACTTGGCGGACATCGGGAGGGCCGAGTACTGGCCCATCACCGATGCCGAGGCAATGGACGCGTTCCGCCTCCTCACCCGCACCGAGGGAATTCTGCCTGCGATCGAGTCCGCGCATGCTCTCGCGGGTGCGATCAAGCTGGGCAAGCAGCTCGGCCCCGAAGCGACGATCCTCATCAACTTGTCCGGACGCGGCGACAAAGATGTGGAATCGGCCGCCACCTATTTCGGCATTCTCGATGGCGGTGGTCAGCCGTGA
- the trpC gene encoding indole-3-glycerol phosphate synthase TrpC, with amino-acid sequence MSVLDGIVAGVRSDLAAREMATSMDELKARAARLPSAIDALQKLQTPEVSVIAEVKRSSPSRGALAEITDPAALATEYEAGGASVISVLTEERRFGGSLSDLDDVRGKVDIPILRKDFIVTPYQVWEARAHGADMVLLIVAALEQMALESLVERVHSLGMCALVEVHDETEVARAVAAGARVIGVNARNLKTLEVDRGTFARVAPHIPDGIVKVAESGIRDSHDVVEYARMGADAVLVGEALVKDKDPRTAVAEMVAAGAHPALRAVRP; translated from the coding sequence ATGAGCGTTCTAGATGGCATCGTCGCAGGTGTGAGAAGTGACCTCGCGGCACGTGAAATGGCCACGTCGATGGATGAATTGAAGGCCCGCGCTGCACGGCTTCCGAGCGCAATTGACGCGCTTCAGAAGTTGCAGACTCCCGAAGTCTCGGTGATTGCCGAGGTGAAGAGGTCCAGCCCTTCGAGGGGCGCCCTCGCGGAAATCACCGATCCCGCAGCGCTCGCCACCGAGTACGAGGCAGGTGGCGCCAGCGTCATCTCCGTGCTCACGGAAGAGCGCCGATTCGGGGGTTCTCTCAGCGACCTCGACGACGTGCGCGGCAAGGTCGACATCCCAATTCTCCGCAAGGACTTCATCGTCACCCCGTACCAGGTGTGGGAGGCGCGAGCCCACGGCGCCGACATGGTCTTGCTCATTGTTGCGGCCCTCGAGCAGATGGCCCTCGAGAGCCTTGTGGAGCGCGTTCACTCGCTCGGGATGTGTGCCCTCGTTGAGGTGCATGACGAGACCGAAGTGGCACGCGCGGTCGCCGCGGGAGCCCGTGTCATTGGCGTCAACGCGCGCAATCTGAAGACCCTCGAGGTCGACCGTGGCACGTTCGCCAGGGTGGCACCCCACATTCCCGATGGCATCGTCAAGGTCGCCGAGTCGGGCATCCGTGACAGCCACGACGTCGTTGAGTACGCCCGCATGGGTGCCGACGCGGTTCTGGTTGGCGAAGCCCTGGTCAAGGACAAGGACCCTCGCACCGCAGTCGCGGAGATGGTTGCCGCTGGAGCCCACCCCGCATTGCGAGCGGTGCGTCCGTGA
- a CDS encoding DUF2752 domain-containing protein, whose product MLLHTTGLYCPGCGGTRAMYDLVSGHIGRALHENAFVVLFVVPPAAIGFLWWVLNSWGVRVPRVRITVPMVWAYVGVLGAFWVLRNLPGLEFLRP is encoded by the coding sequence ATGCTGCTGCACACGACCGGGCTCTATTGTCCCGGTTGTGGGGGCACGCGGGCCATGTATGACCTGGTATCGGGTCACATTGGGCGCGCACTCCATGAGAATGCGTTCGTGGTTCTTTTCGTGGTACCGCCAGCGGCGATCGGCTTCTTGTGGTGGGTGCTGAACTCGTGGGGAGTGCGCGTGCCTCGGGTTCGCATTACGGTTCCGATGGTGTGGGCGTATGTGGGAGTCCTCGGGGCGTTCTGGGTCCTCCGTAACCTTCCGGGCCTCGAGTTCCTCCGGCCTTGA
- a CDS encoding HGxxPAAW family protein, with the protein MPASKIEPHNLPDVAPKNHGSTLAGWVTNGLIVLGALVAAIGFMIPLFPLVWVGAGVFVVALAVGATLRALGFGQPLK; encoded by the coding sequence ATGCCTGCCTCGAAGATTGAACCCCATAACCTGCCCGATGTCGCGCCCAAGAACCATGGAAGCACGCTGGCCGGTTGGGTCACGAATGGCCTCATTGTTCTTGGTGCGCTCGTGGCCGCCATCGGATTCATGATCCCGCTGTTCCCCCTCGTGTGGGTGGGCGCGGGTGTATTTGTCGTCGCCCTGGCAGTGGGTGCGACGCTGCGGGCGCTCGGTTTCGGGCAACCGCTTAAGTAG